Proteins from one Bombyx mori chromosome 1, ASM3026992v2 genomic window:
- the LOC101736377 gene encoding serine/threonine-protein kinase PRP4 homolog → MGKESKLDDITNGDNYEEDGKKKKKSKKHKKHKRPTADEEDSVNLHKKKKKSKKVKQQSREPESETSLSDVEDLINKSKRCQSKTGNNSELHSPLIDSISTIRRASQNGDTNSHYKNHNRIVEIKEDTLEIISSNSETENYQEDCASPELTMIEDDLNLEELMRQKELLQARLVAYFSDKSDEESIDAKDDKPDEIICINDDVESPEPKKSKKDHKHRSKHKSSKDKISEKHKPRRQEEDLRDIINRESRREMEKKREIEDKEYRDKREKEKRKQEEREREREKERKREREREKEKERERERDRDKERERDRERDRERDRERDRERDRERDRERERERERERDKDRERIRDRDRKSSEIRRREQETSRSRRQTRDRTAERAIRRSRERSVVKMRERSRERSPERASNNRLRHFHRDRHSPGRNRETNRDRSQEASCSRSHRKGTPDVTHVIPSSSDEELNIDINTDDDEEETEKQIIERRRKQREQLMKKLGCDTQSTSEGNSTVERTQNATASPFSPQSQRSVSPTSKNKSHDHKEKNKEERKHIRTETRSETLIKKIENESKSTIKLQKSNKDSEWDMFADQDNFDSVDTPTTGDSKTKLATENPSLTDNWDDAEGYYRVRIGETLDNRYNVYGYTGQGVFSNVVRARDQARSNTDVAVKIIRNNEIMHKTGLRELEILKRLNDADPEDKFHCLRLFRHFFHKRHLCMVLEPLSMNLREVLKKYGKNSGIHIKAVRSYTQQMLLALKLLKKTGIVHADIKPDNILVNENKLNLKLCDFGAASQVTDNEITPYLVSRFYRAPEIILGVPYDHGIDMWSTACTIYELSTGKIMFSGKSNNEMLKYFMDLKGKIPNKIIKKGHFKEQHFDANCNFLYHELDKITEREKVVIISSIKPTRDLQTELAPPHHRLPLPEAKKISQLKDLLERMLMLDPAKRASVNHCLAHPFIQEKLM, encoded by the exons ATGGGAAAAGA gTCTAAGTTAGATGACATAACTAATGGTGATAATTATGAAGAAgatggaaaaaagaaaaagaaaagcaagaaacataaaaaacacaaaagacCGACTGCCGATGAAGAGGATTCtgtaaatttacataaaaagaaaaagaaatctaAAAAGGTGAAACAACAGAGCCGAGAACCGGagagtgaaacttccttatctgATGTTGAAGATTTGATCAACAAATCCAAACGGTGTCAGTCGAAAACTGGCAACAACTCTGAATTACATTCTCCTTTGATAGATTCTATAAGTACAATACGTCGGGCTTCTCAAAATGGGGACACTAATTCCCATTATAAGAATCACAATAGAATAGTAGAAATCAAAGAGGACACGTTAGAAATAATATCATCAAATTCTGAAACAGAAAATTATCAGGAAGATTGTGCAAGTCCCGAACTAACAATGATCGAAGACGATCTTAATTTAGAAGAACTCATGAGACAAAAAGAACTATTACAAGCTAGACTTGTAGCATATTTTTCTGATAAAAGTGACGAAGAAAGTATTGACGCCAAAGATGACAAACCTGATGAAATTATTTGTATAAATGACGATGTGGAATCGCCCGAACCGAAAAAATCCAAGAAAGATCATAAACATAGGAGCAAACACAAATCAAGCAAGGACAAGATTTCAGAAAAACATAAACCTCGTCGGCAAGAAGAAGACTTACGTGATATCATTAACAGAGAAAGCAGAAGAGAAATGGAGAAGAAGAGAGAAATAGaagataaagaatatcgtgacaagagagagaaagaaaagCGTAAACAAGAAGAACGGGAACGTGAACGGGAAAAGGAACGAAAGCGTGAGAGGGAACGcgagaaagaaaaagaaagggAACGTGAACGCGACCGAGACAAAGAACGCGAGCGTGATCGTGAACGAGACAGGGAGCGGGATCGCGAACGAGACAGAGAACGCGATCGAGAGCGAGATCGTGAACGAGAACGGGAACGAGAAAGAGAGCGAGATAAAGATCGAGAGAGGATAAGGGACAGAGATCGCAAATCGTCTGAAATCAGGCGTCGCGAGCAGGAAACGTCTAGAAGCCGAAGACAGACACGAGATAGAACTGCGGAACGGGCAATACGCAGATCCCGAGAAAGATCAGTCGTGAAGATGAGGGAACGATCTCGAGAACGGTCACCTGAACGAGCTTCAAATAACCGATTGAGACACTTCCATAGAGACAGACATTCACCCGGGCGCAACAGAGAGACAAACAGAGACCGTTCACAAGAAGCTTCGTGTTCCAGGAGCCACAGAAAG GGCACCCCCGATGTCACGCACGTGATACCCAGCTCTAGCGATGAAGAGTTGAACATCGATATAAacactgatgatgatgaagaagaGACCGAGAAACAGATAATCGAGCGACGACGCAAACAGAGAGAGCAGCTCATGAAG AAACTTGGATGCGATACTCAGTCGACATCTGAAGGGAATTCGACCGTGGAACGCACGCAAAACGCAACGGCTTCACCGTTTAGCCCGCAAAGCCAACGTTCTGTGTCGCCCACTTCGAAAAATAAGTCACACGACCACAAGGAAAAGAATAAAGAAGAAAGGAAACACATTAGGACGGAGACACGCAGTGAAACGCTCATCAAGAAAATCGAGAACGAATCTAAGAGCACAATCAAACTGCAAAAGTCTAATAAAGATAGCGAATGGGATATGTTCGCGGATCAAGACAACTTTGATAGCGTCGAT ACGCCGACGACAGGAGATTCAAAGACTAAACTTGCTACGGAGAATCCGTCACTAACAGATAACTGGGATGACGCTGAGGGGTACTACAG AGTTCGTATCGGCGAAACATTGGACAACCGCTACAATGTGTACGGGTACACGGGCCAGGGTGTGTTCTCTAACGTGGTGCGAGCCAGGGACCAGGCCAGGAGTAACACTGATGTTGCCGTCAAGATCATAAGGAACAATGAGATCAT GCACAAAACCGGTCTCCGCGAGCTGGAGATACTAAAACGTTTGAACGACGCCGATCCAGAGGACAAATTCCACTGTCTCCGTTTGTTCCGGCACTTCTTCCACAAACGTCACCTGTGCATGGTGCTCGAACCGCTCTCGATGAACCTGAGGGAGGTCCTAAAGAAATACGGAAAGAACAGCGGCATCCACATCAAGGCGGTTAGGAGTTACACGCAACAGATGCTGCTAGCCCTCAAGCTATTGAAGAAGACGGGCATCGTACATGCCG ATATAAAACCCGACAACATCTTGGTAAACGAGAACAAACTAAATCTGAAACTTTGCGATTTCGGAGCGGCGTCCCAGGTCACCGACAACGAGATCACACCCTACCTGGTGTCCAGGTTCTATAGGGCGCCAGAGATAATCCTGGGCGTTCCATACGATCACGGCATCGATATGTGGTCGACTGCGTGCACAATATACGAACTGTCGACCGGGAAGATAATGTTCAGTGGCAAGTCCAATAATGAAATGTTGAAGTACTTCATGGATCTGAAAGGAAAAATACCCAATAAAATCATCAAGAAGGGACATTTCAAAGAGCAACATTTCGATGCGAATTGCAACTTCTTGTATCACGAACTGGATAAGATCACCGAGAGG GAGAAAGTGGTGATAATATCCAGCATAAAACCTACAAGAGATCTACAAACTGAACTAGCGCCACCGCATCACAGGCTGCCTCTACCAGAGGCCAAGAAGATCTCCCAACTGAAGGACTTACTAGAACGCATGCTTATGTTGGATCCGGCCAAGAGAGCCTCTGTCAACCACTGCTTAGCTCATCCCTTCATACAAGAAAAACTTATGTAG